A DNA window from Shewanella baltica contains the following coding sequences:
- a CDS encoding HEPN domain-containing protein has translation MPVSRECFLTSAQDSMATGSEIGYRNCISRSYYSMYHSVLAILENEIPHYSDGGVHASLLKYLEFSGSCEPHCSRQLRALSYILKSARDMRCKADYDIESDQISKPSAEDAITRANRVIAMCDTLKAAA, from the coding sequence ATGCCAGTTAGTCGTGAGTGTTTTTTAACATCTGCACAAGATTCCATGGCAACAGGCTCTGAAATTGGTTATAGGAATTGCATTAGTAGATCCTATTATTCAATGTATCACTCTGTTTTAGCTATTCTGGAAAACGAAATTCCACATTATTCTGATGGCGGAGTCCACGCGAGTCTTTTAAAATATTTAGAATTTTCTGGTAGTTGCGAACCACACTGTTCACGGCAACTAAGGGCTCTCTCGTATATTTTAAAATCTGCCAGAGACATGCGATGTAAAGCCGATTATGACATCGAATCGGACCAAATATCTAAGCCTAGTGCTGAAGATGCGATTACACGAGCTAATCGTGTAATTGCAATGTGTGATACTTTAAAAGCTGCAGCTTAA
- a CDS encoding pyocin activator PrtN family protein, with product MKGINTAFLLMAQFNKVIVPLDQISKEYFGLEPRTAANYAKAGRLPLAAFRTSNSNKAPWMVNVTDLAEYLDKQRDAAKQDQINLA from the coding sequence ATGAAAGGCATCAACACCGCGTTTTTGCTTATGGCCCAGTTCAACAAAGTGATAGTGCCACTGGATCAAATCAGCAAAGAGTATTTTGGCCTCGAACCGCGTACCGCGGCCAACTATGCCAAAGCCGGCCGCTTGCCCTTAGCCGCCTTTCGCACCAGTAACAGCAACAAAGCGCCTTGGATGGTCAATGTCACCGACCTTGCCGAATACCTCGACAAGCAACGCGACGCCGCCAAACAAGATCAAATCAACTTAGCGTAA
- a CDS encoding DNA cytosine methyltransferase has protein sequence MRGLIVDNFAGGGGASTGIAWAIGRSVDIAINHDPDAIAMHSANHPETLHYCESVFDIDPVQATAGKPVDLAWFSPDCKHFSKAKGSKPVSKEIRGLAWVTVRWAMMVRPRVLMLENVEEFKTWGPVIECPVTEAMRPCPERKGETFNAFVSMLSTGIDADHPALAECVETLGLLDTAKLMKGLGYKVEWRELRACDFGAPTIRKRLFMIARCDGQPIVWPEPTHGAPNSEAVKSGKLQPWRTAAECIDWSLPCKSIFGRKKPLAENTMKRIAKGIQKFVFDAKEPFIVPQNVTLAPFITEHANASNQRNMPVDEPLRTICAEVKGGHFAVVQPVLAAANICKHYGGNYSGPGDDLKNPLPTVTTVDHNALITSHMIKLRGTNLGFAMDEPAHTITAGGLHLGEVRAFFIKYYGNEQDGVACNEPLHTITTNDRFGLVMIKGEPYQIIDIGMRMLEPHELFACQGFNPEYIISNYNGKSTKKQQVARVGNSVPPPFAEALTRANLPELCIHTAEAA, from the coding sequence ATGCGAGGCTTAATCGTTGATAATTTTGCAGGTGGTGGCGGTGCAAGTACGGGCATAGCGTGGGCGATTGGTCGCAGTGTGGATATCGCTATTAACCACGACCCTGACGCCATTGCGATGCATTCAGCAAATCACCCAGAGACGTTGCACTATTGCGAGTCGGTATTTGATATCGATCCCGTGCAAGCGACGGCAGGTAAGCCGGTTGATTTAGCTTGGTTCTCACCCGACTGTAAACATTTCAGCAAAGCCAAAGGCAGCAAGCCCGTGAGTAAAGAGATCCGCGGCTTAGCTTGGGTGACGGTTCGCTGGGCGATGATGGTTCGGCCGCGCGTGTTGATGCTTGAGAATGTTGAAGAATTTAAAACGTGGGGGCCAGTTATCGAATGCCCAGTCACGGAGGCGATGCGCCCCTGCCCTGAGCGCAAAGGCGAAACCTTTAACGCCTTTGTCAGTATGTTGAGCACTGGCATAGATGCAGATCACCCCGCACTTGCTGAGTGCGTCGAAACATTAGGCTTACTCGATACAGCTAAACTGATGAAAGGGCTGGGTTATAAGGTGGAGTGGCGCGAACTACGTGCCTGTGACTTCGGCGCCCCGACCATTCGCAAACGCCTATTTATGATCGCCCGTTGTGATGGCCAGCCCATCGTTTGGCCTGAGCCGACCCACGGCGCACCCAATAGCGAAGCGGTTAAATCGGGCAAGCTGCAACCTTGGCGAACGGCTGCTGAATGCATCGACTGGTCACTGCCCTGCAAATCCATCTTCGGCCGTAAAAAGCCGTTGGCAGAAAACACCATGAAGCGCATTGCTAAAGGGATTCAAAAGTTTGTGTTTGATGCCAAGGAGCCGTTTATCGTTCCGCAAAATGTCACGTTAGCCCCTTTTATTACTGAGCACGCGAATGCCAGTAATCAGCGCAATATGCCCGTTGATGAACCCTTGCGCACGATATGCGCCGAGGTAAAAGGCGGTCACTTTGCGGTGGTGCAACCGGTACTAGCGGCAGCCAATATCTGCAAGCATTACGGCGGCAATTACTCGGGACCAGGTGACGATCTAAAAAATCCCTTACCGACTGTGACAACGGTTGATCACAACGCGCTGATCACCAGCCACATGATTAAATTGCGTGGTACTAACCTCGGCTTTGCAATGGACGAGCCCGCACACACGATCACCGCTGGCGGCTTACACCTCGGCGAAGTGCGCGCGTTCTTCATCAAATACTACGGCAACGAGCAAGACGGCGTGGCATGTAACGAACCATTGCACACCATCACCACCAATGACCGCTTTGGCCTAGTGATGATCAAGGGTGAGCCCTATCAAATCATCGATATCGGTATGCGTATGCTCGAACCCCATGAGCTGTTCGCCTGCCAAGGTTTTAACCCTGAATACATTATCAGTAACTACAACGGCAAATCGACTAAAAAGCAGCAAGTCGCCCGAGTGGGCAACAGCGTTCCGCCCCCGTTTGCCGAAGCACTTACCCGCGCAAATCTCCCAGAGCTTTGCATACACACCGCCGAAGCGGCATAG
- a CDS encoding type II toxin-antitoxin system TacA family antitoxin, whose product MATARLDIRLDEEIKAKAEKASALLGLKSLTEYVVRLMDEDSTQVIAEHESITVKADVFDQFIMACDEAKAPNKALREAAAFTKRGEFK is encoded by the coding sequence ATGGCGACTGCAAGACTTGATATCCGTTTGGATGAAGAGATCAAAGCTAAGGCTGAGAAAGCATCAGCTTTGCTTGGTTTAAAAAGCTTAACTGAATACGTTGTTCGCTTAATGGACGAAGATTCAACTCAGGTGATTGCTGAGCATGAAAGCATTACTGTTAAAGCTGATGTATTCGACCAATTCATAATGGCTTGTGATGAGGCTAAGGCCCCGAACAAGGCATTACGTGAAGCGGCTGCATTTACTAAACGTGGTGAGTTTAAGTGA
- a CDS encoding DUF262 domain-containing protein, with protein sequence MLAQSDEKVAIENQIKLCMQSYDYDTTEYPVGVIIEMYQRSLDFLFLEEEQNTGDIIYIPDYQREFVWTDERQSKFIESMIIGVPIPYLFLADISGNMEVVDGSQRLRTLYSFIVGDLKLKGLKQLTLLNGKKFNDLPLVRQKRFRSKSIRAILLGEKTTSEARYDLFERLNTGSDELKPAEIRKGAFAGPFADFLSECAEEELFKKLCPVSVKVGLRQENTERVLRFFAYSASDPIVGYRGTVSPFLDTYMKGITKTWNADIEREMKAKFLAMLNFVDQNFPYGFRKFEGANSTPRVRFEAISVGVANAIALNPDLSVNNVEWIDSDEFHIQTRSDAANNKSKLVGRIDFVKNKLLGI encoded by the coding sequence ATGTTAGCTCAGTCTGATGAAAAAGTTGCAATTGAAAATCAAATAAAATTATGTATGCAGTCGTATGATTATGATACTACGGAATATCCCGTTGGTGTTATTATTGAAATGTACCAAAGAAGTTTAGATTTTCTTTTTCTAGAAGAGGAACAAAATACTGGTGATATTATTTATATACCAGATTATCAACGAGAATTTGTTTGGACCGATGAGCGTCAGTCTAAATTCATAGAATCAATGATAATAGGTGTTCCAATCCCTTATCTATTTCTAGCTGATATATCAGGTAATATGGAGGTTGTGGATGGTTCTCAACGGTTAAGAACACTGTATAGTTTCATAGTTGGAGACTTGAAACTTAAAGGACTTAAACAATTAACATTATTGAACGGTAAAAAGTTTAATGATCTACCTTTAGTTCGACAGAAAAGATTCCGTTCTAAATCAATTCGAGCAATATTATTAGGAGAGAAAACAACCTCTGAAGCAAGATATGATCTTTTTGAAAGGCTTAATACTGGTAGTGATGAGCTCAAACCAGCTGAAATTAGAAAGGGGGCTTTTGCAGGACCTTTTGCTGATTTTCTTTCTGAATGTGCAGAGGAAGAACTCTTCAAAAAACTTTGTCCAGTAAGTGTTAAAGTAGGTTTACGTCAAGAGAATACAGAAAGAGTCTTAAGATTTTTTGCTTATTCGGCAAGCGATCCAATAGTTGGCTATAGGGGAACAGTCAGTCCTTTCCTAGATACCTATATGAAGGGTATAACAAAAACTTGGAATGCTGATATCGAACGTGAGATGAAAGCTAAGTTTCTTGCTATGCTTAATTTTGTTGACCAAAACTTTCCTTATGGTTTTAGAAAATTTGAAGGAGCTAACTCAACTCCAAGAGTTAGATTCGAGGCAATATCGGTAGGTGTTGCAAATGCTATAGCTTTAAATCCAGATCTTAGCGTGAATAATGTTGAATGGATCGATTCAGATGAGTTCCATATTCAAACTCGTTCTGATGCTGCGAACAATAAATCAAAATTAGTTGGACGAATTGATTTTGTAAAAAATAAGTTGTTGGGGATTTAG
- a CDS encoding GNAT family N-acetyltransferase — translation MSYSKTFKELDKSQHDRASFDCGEAELNDFIQTQAAKHMQAGISRTMVLPAVTPLPNQKYPICSFYTIAPSSICRDTLPQAMGKKLPRYPIPVFLLAQLAVHKEFHGSGLGKASLIKALEYLWEINAHMRAYAIVVDCLTGQAESFYAKYGFEVLCEINGRVRMFIPMKTVGQLFT, via the coding sequence GTGAGTTATTCCAAGACTTTCAAAGAATTGGATAAATCACAACACGATAGAGCATCATTTGACTGTGGCGAAGCAGAGTTAAACGATTTTATCCAAACTCAAGCAGCGAAACACATGCAAGCAGGTATTAGCCGTACAATGGTTTTACCTGCTGTTACGCCATTACCCAATCAAAAATATCCAATTTGCTCTTTCTATACTATCGCACCAAGTTCAATTTGCCGTGATACCTTGCCGCAAGCCATGGGTAAAAAGTTACCACGCTACCCCATTCCGGTCTTTCTGCTTGCTCAACTTGCTGTCCATAAAGAGTTTCATGGCAGTGGGTTAGGTAAAGCTAGTTTAATCAAAGCGCTAGAATACCTTTGGGAAATAAACGCTCACATGCGAGCTTATGCCATTGTGGTTGATTGTTTAACTGGCCAAGCTGAATCATTTTACGCTAAGTATGGTTTCGAGGTTCTTTGTGAAATCAACGGTCGTGTAAGAATGTTTATTCCAATGAAAACAGTCGGTCAGTTGTTTACTTAG
- a CDS encoding DNA cytosine methyltransferase, translating to MNSNVCDNQWLRCFEPPNYNQFVHSINIVDLFAGCGGLTLGALEAAKKHGLSSNIKLAVELNTQAANTYESNFYKSLSAIHKGDISELISNYPGDIVSATEREIQLNNSNIDVLLAGPPCQGHSRLNNHTRSKDPRNKLYLKVIRFVELCRPKFVVIENVLNIKYDSDNILQESANFLTKLGYTVENLIIKTVSFGIAQNRVRHIQVASIEKIDFNLDAYRSSSVLSDVIEDIIDNGENSDSIFDTPSVTAHSERIDYLFDHELYDLPNEMRPDCHKNKKHTYKTSYGRLKWDQPSSTITRGFSTMGQGRFVHPLRRRTLTPHEAARIQGFPDFFSFKDYKTRGNLHLMIANAVPPKISAMLVDLYLSQSKRN from the coding sequence ATGAATAGTAATGTCTGTGACAATCAATGGCTTAGGTGTTTTGAGCCTCCGAATTATAATCAATTCGTACATTCAATCAACATCGTAGATCTATTCGCGGGTTGTGGTGGGTTAACCCTTGGTGCTTTGGAAGCAGCGAAAAAACACGGATTGTCAAGCAACATCAAACTTGCAGTAGAGTTGAATACGCAAGCTGCAAATACCTATGAAAGCAATTTTTATAAAAGTTTGTCAGCTATTCATAAAGGTGACATTTCAGAGCTGATTTCGAATTATCCAGGTGATATTGTTTCTGCTACAGAGAGAGAGATTCAGCTAAATAATAGTAATATTGACGTACTTTTAGCTGGTCCTCCATGTCAAGGGCATTCTAGATTGAATAATCATACTAGATCTAAAGACCCTCGAAATAAATTATACTTAAAAGTAATTCGTTTTGTTGAATTGTGCAGACCGAAGTTTGTTGTTATTGAGAATGTATTAAATATTAAATACGATTCAGATAACATTTTGCAAGAAAGTGCTAACTTTCTGACGAAGTTAGGTTACACAGTTGAAAACTTAATAATTAAAACTGTTAGCTTTGGTATTGCACAAAATAGAGTTAGACATATTCAAGTCGCTTCAATAGAAAAAATTGATTTTAATCTAGATGCCTATCGTTCCAGCTCCGTCTTGTCTGATGTTATTGAAGACATTATTGATAATGGAGAAAATTCTGACTCTATATTTGATACTCCTTCCGTAACTGCGCATTCAGAACGCATTGATTACCTTTTTGATCATGAATTATATGATCTTCCAAATGAAATGCGACCTGATTGTCATAAGAATAAAAAGCATACTTATAAAACTTCCTACGGTCGCTTGAAATGGGATCAACCGTCATCAACAATCACAAGAGGTTTTAGCACCATGGGCCAAGGTCGATTTGTCCATCCATTGAGAAGACGAACTTTAACTCCTCATGAGGCCGCTCGTATCCAAGGTTTTCCTGACTTCTTTAGTTTTAAAGATTACAAAACTCGTGGCAATTTGCACTTGATGATAGCAAATGCAGTTCCTCCGAAAATTAGTGCAATGCTTGTTGATTTATATTTGTCTCAAAGTAAAAGGAATTAA
- a CDS encoding Fe2+-dependent dioxygenase: protein MLIEIPNVFSKKEMSQLRDQLDARCWIDGNQTSGAMATTRKRNQQLDKDDPVAVALGQQIMDRLLAHPQFVSAALPLQFYPPLFNRYQGGETFGYHIDNAIRSTPDGMIRTDLSATLFLSEPENYQGGELVIQDTYGQQSIKLSAGSLVLYPSSSLHQVTPVLSGERTAAFMWLQSMVRDEGQRRLLFQLDQSIQTLTAQQAAEQELFNLTGIYHNLLRRWSEL, encoded by the coding sequence ATGCTGATTGAAATTCCTAATGTTTTCTCAAAAAAAGAAATGAGTCAACTGCGCGACCAGTTAGATGCGCGTTGCTGGATAGACGGTAATCAAACCTCCGGCGCGATGGCGACAACTCGTAAGCGCAATCAGCAATTAGATAAGGACGACCCAGTAGCCGTCGCGCTAGGTCAGCAGATTATGGACAGGCTGTTGGCACACCCGCAATTTGTATCTGCCGCATTACCATTACAGTTTTATCCGCCTTTGTTTAATCGATATCAAGGCGGTGAAACCTTTGGGTATCACATAGATAATGCTATCCGCTCGACTCCTGATGGGATGATCCGTACCGATTTGTCAGCGACTTTATTTCTCAGTGAACCAGAAAACTATCAGGGCGGAGAATTAGTTATCCAAGATACCTACGGCCAACAAAGCATAAAATTATCAGCGGGTTCATTAGTGCTGTATCCATCGAGCAGCTTGCATCAGGTCACGCCAGTCCTGTCGGGCGAGCGTACCGCCGCCTTTATGTGGCTGCAAAGTATGGTTCGTGATGAAGGTCAGCGCCGCTTACTATTTCAACTTGATCAATCGATTCAAACACTCACAGCTCAGCAGGCTGCAGAACAAGAGTTATTTAATCTGACGGGGATTTACCATAACTTGCTCAGGCGTTGGAGCGAGCTATAG